A genomic stretch from Methanocella sp. includes:
- the mmp3 gene encoding methyl-coenzyme M reductase-associated protein Mmp3: MSVLNGVNEAVTVQVNEKKVTLPAGSTLGDALAAAGFQHMENTVIGIVAGREETRKEVATEFRVFTSKGEIRIELTNDAMKKPWLESYSILSGSKARWTTGQAIAFGPFGSGIEAGKGEAEYARWDVSFGTGGYNANNTYFIISKKDHFQDYGARNGGVVGRVVSGRNILTNLGDEDIIQGIEPVIKLESFANKIVTADTTTRVEDGMEIYTQVEIEMLSKAMYGAEHFYAAVKKGFFKIDFAASSFISTDTMLGEICPYENFAARSEGTVTVRTDGKGRGRVYISKEDMTSNIYHSIVGRIVHGLELVRMATPGQRIAIKTIPIRMSMLGYDFATAGRILDAAGIKYEKAGYLGGDAVIVDQSPRTTMEIVSSGKVILTAIPESDLIEVRLYDDTAPNTSEYFRKASGLKENHVGSLPVYFKYEETMLFKGKPVAVGDLVPENKPEEGTTVKAGEIGLTNMASKHEGLIGVRFGDNDKFGPTGEKYDATNIAGHIVNLDKMKKIREKDIVYFKEV, from the coding sequence GTGAGCGTATTGAACGGCGTGAACGAGGCGGTCACTGTCCAGGTGAACGAGAAAAAGGTAACGCTTCCCGCAGGCTCGACCCTCGGTGACGCGCTCGCCGCGGCCGGTTTCCAGCACATGGAGAACACGGTCATCGGCATCGTGGCCGGCCGGGAAGAGACCCGTAAGGAAGTGGCCACCGAATTTCGCGTCTTTACGTCAAAAGGCGAGATCAGGATCGAGCTGACGAACGACGCGATGAAGAAGCCCTGGCTGGAGAGCTATAGCATTCTCTCGGGCTCGAAGGCCCGGTGGACGACGGGACAGGCGATCGCGTTCGGCCCCTTCGGGTCGGGCATCGAGGCAGGAAAGGGCGAGGCTGAGTATGCCCGATGGGACGTGAGCTTCGGCACCGGCGGCTATAACGCGAATAACACTTACTTCATCATCTCAAAAAAAGATCATTTTCAGGATTATGGTGCCAGGAACGGGGGCGTCGTTGGGCGTGTCGTATCAGGCCGTAACATTCTGACGAACCTGGGGGACGAGGACATCATCCAGGGCATCGAACCGGTAATTAAGCTCGAGTCATTCGCCAACAAGATCGTCACGGCCGATACCACCACCAGGGTAGAGGACGGCATGGAGATCTACACGCAGGTCGAAATCGAGATGCTGTCGAAAGCCATGTACGGCGCGGAGCACTTCTATGCCGCCGTGAAAAAGGGCTTCTTCAAGATCGACTTCGCCGCCAGCTCTTTCATCTCGACGGATACCATGCTGGGCGAGATCTGCCCGTACGAGAACTTCGCGGCCAGGAGCGAAGGCACAGTGACTGTCCGCACGGACGGAAAAGGCCGCGGGCGCGTCTACATATCCAAGGAGGATATGACCTCTAACATTTATCATTCGATCGTCGGCCGCATCGTCCACGGCCTGGAACTAGTCAGAATGGCCACGCCGGGACAGCGCATTGCGATAAAGACCATACCCATACGCATGAGCATGCTGGGCTACGACTTTGCCACCGCGGGCCGTATACTGGATGCCGCCGGCATCAAGTATGAAAAGGCCGGCTACCTGGGCGGGGACGCGGTCATCGTCGACCAGTCGCCACGGACGACCATGGAGATCGTATCGTCCGGAAAAGTAATTCTCACCGCCATCCCGGAGAGCGACCTCATCGAGGTCCGGCTCTACGACGATACGGCGCCGAACACGAGCGAGTACTTCCGGAAGGCATCGGGCCTCAAGGAGAACCACGTCGGGTCGCTCCCCGTATACTTCAAGTACGAGGAGACCATGCTGTTCAAGGGCAAGCCCGTCGCCGTAGGCGACCTGGTGCCGGAGAACAAGCCCGAGGAAGGTACGACGGTTAAGGCGGGCGAGATCGGCCTGACCAACATGGCCTCGAAACACGAGGGCCTGATCGGCGTCCGTTTCGGCGACAACGATAAGTTCGGCCCGACCGGAGAAAAATACGATGCCACGAACATCGCCGGCCATATCGTAAATCTGGATAAGATGAAGAAGATCAGGGAAAAGGATATCGTTTATTTCAAAGAGGTGTGA
- the atwA gene encoding methyl coenzyme M reductase system, component A2, whose translation MAAFIEVKGLNVKYGDKHVLQDVNLTIEEGEILGIIGRSGAGKTILLHVIRGLDEDIPASGQVIFRTARCESCDFINPPSSIGKPCPKCGGMMKAWDVDILNADDDAKRLISRRIAIMIQRTFALYGDDSVIENVMKALNDINYPQANLINRAADLIDQVKLSHRMMHIARDLSGGEKQRVVLARQMAKEPMILLADEPTGTLDPKTAKIVHQGIKQAAAENNMTVLITSHFHDVIEDLATQAVLLEDGQIKMTGKPEEVIAEFMKSQKTVEKKEYKLGEPIVKVENLQKIYFSVDRGVIKAVNNITFDVREGEIFGIVGVSGAGKTSLANIITGNLEEASGLVEVRIGDDWINMLEPGYYARGRAKQYIGLLHQEYDLYPHRTVVDNLTDSIGLDFPAELAERKAIHTLQIAGFTEQASREVLSKYPNELSEGERHRVALAQVLIREPRLVVLDEPTGTMDPFTKRDVANSILSSREEINETFMIVSHDMEFVRMVCDRVMLMRAGKIVEIGDVDKVLALVTEQEKEIMAKGP comes from the coding sequence GTGGCGGCATTTATCGAAGTCAAGGGCCTGAATGTGAAGTACGGGGACAAGCACGTCCTCCAGGACGTGAACCTGACAATTGAAGAAGGAGAGATCTTAGGCATCATCGGGAGAAGCGGCGCGGGCAAGACCATACTCCTGCACGTCATCCGGGGCCTGGACGAGGACATTCCCGCCTCGGGGCAGGTCATTTTCCGTACCGCCCGATGCGAATCCTGCGACTTCATAAACCCCCCTTCCTCGATCGGCAAGCCGTGCCCCAAATGCGGAGGCATGATGAAGGCCTGGGACGTCGATATCCTGAACGCGGACGACGACGCCAAGCGGCTCATCTCGCGCCGCATCGCCATCATGATCCAGAGGACGTTCGCCCTCTACGGCGACGACAGCGTCATCGAGAACGTCATGAAGGCGCTGAACGACATCAACTATCCCCAGGCGAATCTTATTAACCGTGCGGCCGACCTCATCGATCAGGTCAAGCTGTCCCACCGCATGATGCACATCGCGAGAGACCTCTCGGGCGGAGAAAAGCAGAGGGTCGTCCTGGCCAGGCAGATGGCAAAGGAGCCGATGATACTTTTAGCCGACGAGCCCACCGGCACGCTGGACCCTAAGACCGCCAAGATCGTCCACCAGGGCATCAAGCAGGCGGCCGCCGAGAATAACATGACTGTGCTTATAACGTCGCACTTCCACGATGTCATCGAGGATTTGGCGACCCAGGCCGTGCTCCTCGAGGACGGCCAGATCAAAATGACGGGTAAGCCGGAAGAGGTCATCGCCGAATTCATGAAGTCCCAGAAGACGGTGGAGAAGAAGGAGTATAAGCTGGGCGAGCCGATCGTTAAGGTCGAGAATCTCCAGAAGATATACTTTTCGGTTGACCGGGGCGTCATTAAGGCCGTAAACAACATTACGTTCGACGTCAGGGAGGGCGAGATCTTCGGCATCGTCGGCGTCAGTGGCGCCGGCAAGACATCGCTCGCAAACATCATCACGGGCAACCTGGAGGAGGCGAGCGGCCTCGTCGAAGTACGCATCGGCGACGACTGGATCAACATGCTCGAGCCGGGATACTATGCGCGGGGCCGGGCGAAGCAGTATATAGGCCTTCTCCACCAGGAGTACGACCTCTACCCGCACCGCACCGTCGTGGACAACCTGACCGACTCCATCGGCCTGGACTTTCCCGCCGAGCTGGCCGAGCGTAAGGCCATCCACACTCTCCAGATCGCCGGCTTTACGGAGCAGGCGAGCCGGGAAGTGCTGTCGAAATACCCTAACGAGCTGTCCGAAGGCGAACGGCACCGGGTCGCGCTGGCACAGGTATTAATAAGAGAGCCCCGGCTCGTCGTCCTGGACGAGCCCACCGGCACGATGGACCCGTTCACGAAACGGGACGTCGCGAACTCTATTCTTTCGTCAAGGGAAGAGATAAACGAGACCTTCATGATAGTCTCGCACGATATGGAGTTCGTGCGCATGGTATGCGACCGGGTCATGCTCATGAGGGCGGGCAAGATCGTCGAGATCGGCGACGTCGATAAGGTGCTCGCCCTGGTCACGGAGCAGGAGAAGGAGATCATGGCCAAGGGGCCATAA
- a CDS encoding HAD family hydrolase: MKVHYYVQTMTTAIVFDSAGTLLKVYRVARDINYGNIIENVVSTNMITKGRGCALVALEADSVEFLDDADPAMRISEYMSHTEMGFDVICRGLKCTHERISDAIARDRIATMGDLKQAIEAVKLKCKDIYYLNIGLVVDVPNGTIPYVLATGGKIFPGVKRMVRRLMASGADVYIASGDNRKSLNSLAADLGIPEPNVFDAVSPEGKKEVVLGLKERYGRVIMVGDGMNDYLALKAADTGILSLQQEGMRPDLLFDASDVIVDNILEVESVVEKSLHMNNREQEPEK; encoded by the coding sequence ATGAAGGTTCATTATTATGTTCAGACAATGACGACCGCTATCGTATTCGACAGCGCAGGGACACTGTTAAAAGTTTATCGCGTGGCCCGGGACATAAATTACGGGAATATCATCGAGAACGTGGTTTCGACCAACATGATCACCAAGGGCCGCGGCTGCGCCCTGGTGGCTTTAGAAGCTGACTCCGTGGAGTTCCTGGACGACGCAGATCCGGCTATGCGGATCTCCGAATATATGTCGCACACAGAAATGGGGTTCGACGTCATATGCCGGGGGCTCAAGTGCACGCACGAGCGCATCAGCGATGCCATCGCCCGGGACAGAATCGCCACTATGGGCGACCTGAAGCAAGCGATAGAGGCGGTTAAGCTTAAGTGTAAAGATATCTATTATCTGAATATAGGGCTCGTCGTGGACGTGCCGAACGGCACGATACCCTATGTGCTGGCAACTGGCGGAAAGATCTTTCCCGGCGTTAAGAGGATGGTCCGCCGGCTAATGGCGTCGGGCGCAGATGTCTATATTGCTTCCGGGGATAACCGCAAGTCGCTCAATTCTCTGGCTGCCGATCTCGGCATACCGGAGCCCAACGTCTTCGATGCGGTCTCGCCTGAAGGTAAAAAAGAGGTCGTATTGGGCCTCAAGGAACGGTATGGCCGGGTCATCATGGTAGGCGATGGCATGAACGACTACCTGGCGCTCAAGGCGGCCGATACGGGCATCCTTTCCCTGCAGCAGGAGGGCATGCGGCCGGACCTTCTGTTCGATGCCAGCGACGTCATCGTCGATAATATACTCGAAGTCGAGAGCGTCGTTGAGAAAAGTTTACATATGAATAATAGAGAACAGGAACCGGAAAAATGA
- a CDS encoding TRAM domain-containing protein yields the protein MFESKSSNAPVVEGQTYDVKIEDTAKKGDGIARIEGFVIFVPGTKVGDSVKIQVETVKRNFAVAKVVS from the coding sequence ATGTTTGAGAGTAAGAGTTCAAATGCCCCCGTCGTTGAGGGGCAGACGTATGACGTGAAGATCGAAGACACAGCAAAGAAGGGGGACGGAATCGCCCGCATCGAGGGCTTCGTTATATTCGTACCGGGTACCAAGGTCGGCGACTCGGTCAAGATCCAGGTGGAGACCGTCAAGAGGAACTTCGCGGTCGCCAAGGTCGTATCTTAA
- a CDS encoding PUA domain-containing protein, with protein MYRGLKKLEITAMRRSLDYWGAFDLSQELDFIVRQGEKNDLFAVTPEIKYYVINREPEPVLAGLFMGTLGKKALVLSMEGAYLVASVSDKKKVKVTGQAESLVVYGRDVFGSSITWADESIQQNERVIIANKYGEAIGIGRARFDHKGLFQDKVTVNTEADMGLYIRGQEEVSGG; from the coding sequence ATGTATAGGGGACTGAAAAAGCTCGAGATCACGGCCATGCGCCGAAGCCTCGACTACTGGGGCGCCTTCGACCTCTCTCAGGAACTCGATTTTATCGTGCGGCAGGGAGAAAAGAACGACCTGTTCGCCGTTACGCCCGAGATCAAGTATTACGTTATCAACCGTGAGCCGGAGCCGGTTCTTGCGGGCCTGTTCATGGGCACGCTGGGCAAAAAAGCGCTCGTCCTGAGCATGGAAGGCGCCTATTTAGTGGCATCCGTGTCCGATAAGAAAAAGGTCAAGGTCACTGGCCAGGCCGAATCGCTCGTCGTCTATGGCAGGGACGTGTTCGGGTCATCGATCACATGGGCTGACGAATCGATACAGCAGAACGAGCGGGTCATCATCGCCAATAAGTACGGCGAAGCCATCGGCATCGGCCGGGCGCGGTTCGACCACAAGGGCCTCTTTCAGGACAAGGTTACCGTGAATACCGAAGCTGATATGGGACTCTACATTCGGGGACAGGAAGAAGTGTCCGGCGGCTGA
- a CDS encoding RsmB/NOP family class I SAM-dependent RNA methyltransferase, with product MACEIQRFEIGEKAAELAKKYRYPEYMVARFERFVPDLEKFLASMEEPPRTYIRVNTLRINANALIKRLTDKGFTLKETDIPDCLEVMAEPYSIGASAEYLLGYFYIQDKSSVIPPLALAPQHGDVVIDMAASPGGKTTQLAQMMDNSGLLIAIEVEIARIAGLRSNMGRCGVMNAALFHMDARDIRKLEVKANKILLDAPCTGEGVIAKDRTRKTSRGEEDIQFCSGLQEDLIDAACGCLKPGGVLVYSTCSFAPEENERIVDYAIKKYGMKVEPIPYGEPGLDSFGDLKFDPQVKNTRRMYPHIHGTSGFFVARLKYV from the coding sequence ATGGCATGTGAGATCCAGCGGTTCGAAATAGGCGAAAAGGCAGCAGAGCTGGCGAAGAAGTACCGCTACCCCGAGTATATGGTGGCCCGGTTCGAGCGCTTTGTTCCCGACCTTGAAAAGTTCCTGGCCAGCATGGAAGAGCCTCCGCGGACCTATATCCGCGTGAATACGCTGCGCATCAATGCGAACGCCCTGATAAAGAGGCTGACGGATAAGGGTTTCACGCTCAAGGAAACGGATATCCCGGACTGCCTGGAAGTCATGGCCGAACCTTACTCGATAGGGGCGTCCGCCGAATATCTACTCGGCTACTTTTATATTCAGGATAAGTCTTCGGTGATACCACCCCTGGCGCTGGCACCACAGCACGGGGACGTGGTAATAGACATGGCGGCATCGCCCGGCGGCAAGACCACGCAGCTTGCACAAATGATGGATAACTCCGGGCTATTGATCGCCATCGAAGTCGAGATCGCCCGGATCGCCGGCCTGCGCTCGAACATGGGCCGCTGCGGCGTCATGAACGCGGCGCTGTTCCACATGGACGCCCGGGACATACGGAAGCTAGAGGTGAAGGCGAATAAGATCCTCCTGGATGCGCCGTGTACAGGCGAAGGCGTCATCGCGAAGGACCGGACGCGAAAGACCAGTCGGGGCGAAGAGGATATACAGTTCTGCTCGGGCCTGCAGGAGGATCTCATCGATGCGGCCTGCGGCTGCCTGAAGCCCGGCGGAGTACTCGTCTATTCGACGTGCTCGTTCGCGCCGGAAGAGAATGAGCGCATCGTCGATTACGCAATAAAAAAATACGGGATGAAGGTCGAGCCGATACCGTATGGCGAGCCCGGCCTGGACTCGTTCGGCGACCTGAAGTTCGACCCGCAGGTAAAGAACACGAGGCGTATGTACCCCCATATCCATGGCACGTCGGGGTTCTTTGTCGCGAGGCTGAAATATGTATAG
- a CDS encoding 2,5-diamino-6-(ribosylamino)-4(3H)-pyrimidinone 5'-phosphate reductase codes for MERPFTFINSAMSADGKISTKKRKQVKISGKADFDRVDELRASSDAVMVGIGTVVADDPSLTVKSEERRKRRVAQGKDENPVRIVVDSKARIPLTADVFKKGVGKRIVVVSKAAQADKLEALREKADVIVVGDEEVDLTKMSEELKRRGIGRLMVEGGATLNWAMARAGLVDEITVFVGNIIIGGKDAPTFMDGGGISELGEAIELELFRHERMDEGIVLTWHVRSSGSK; via the coding sequence ATGGAAAGACCTTTCACGTTCATCAATTCAGCCATGAGCGCAGATGGCAAGATATCGACGAAGAAGCGTAAACAGGTTAAAATATCCGGGAAGGCTGATTTTGACCGTGTGGACGAGCTGAGGGCGTCGTCGGACGCCGTTATGGTGGGCATTGGTACGGTCGTGGCGGACGACCCGAGCTTAACCGTCAAATCAGAAGAAAGGCGCAAGCGCCGCGTCGCCCAGGGCAAGGACGAGAATCCCGTCCGCATCGTCGTCGATAGTAAAGCCAGGATACCCTTGACCGCTGACGTATTTAAAAAAGGCGTCGGCAAGCGCATCGTCGTCGTCTCGAAGGCCGCTCAGGCGGATAAGTTGGAAGCGCTCAGGGAAAAAGCGGACGTTATCGTGGTCGGGGACGAGGAAGTCGACCTGACGAAGATGTCAGAAGAGCTGAAGAGGCGCGGCATAGGCCGGCTGATGGTCGAGGGTGGCGCTACGTTAAATTGGGCAATGGCCAGGGCCGGCCTCGTGGACGAGATCACGGTCTTCGTGGGCAACATCATCATCGGCGGCAAGGACGCGCCGACATTCATGGACGGCGGGGGAATCTCGGAACTTGGAGAGGCCATCGAGCTCGAATTGTTTAGGCATGAGCGCATGGACGAAGGGATCGTTTTAACATGGCATGTGAGATCCAGCGGTTCGAAATAG
- a CDS encoding family B DNA polymerase has product MDQQSTFDVRLLDSTYTVEQKQDAEGKDKSDVIVKLFGKTRENKSITILCPDFKPYFHVFDPSDALLKAFKDSPDVLSVEPVMLEYKGAQEKFIKVSVRAPWMVPKFRSQFELKHKTITLIDPPEELVGQLKAEPDVLEVSVLNGGAKVTTEDRVYSQKLINRYNLMAYMDDEDVEKFNLKGVFFAADIVFTNRFIYDYDLETCIRVTGDVVDNKGEYTTDLLLMASKFEKCDIFTPKLKIMSFDIESSIKYNNIYCICLTVVNEEDGSRQDRRIFSDFGAREPKTSAEEEKARNEDEKRILREFVKEVRALDPDVITGYNINNFDMAVLYERANKLFGKGGKADDDKKRQSSDELCFGRDKLGMSRRENRTTGFVTWDVKGRLILDGWLSVKKELRPKREGLGYVSTMLFNDTKENIDSSHIDDEWRGRKDEVVHYCLKDADLALRILTHPRIQAVSKLMDVAIPAKLPVKEVSGGQNRMIESLLIRMVDREKVAVPMSSGEVYDYEGGFVYDTKPGLWEWVIGLDFSSMYPSQIIKHNICFTSFTKNKAEAAHTSPVGAMFLPVEKRHGIVPRMVEGLLTSRKQAKAAMKKAKEEGDLEKADYYNRLQNAIKIMANATYGYFGTKFCRWPYNRYIAPSITAWARDEIKTVVTSLESRGYTVIAGDTDSVFFTSKEHRDLEKCKLLGFTIQQEFSAGNMHLELEKVMIRFFAHAKKRYFGKIIWPEESLLVRGYEPRRTDSFDLQSETMTKVFQLVLDGKPEDAVNYAKDTVHDTLKGKVALPLLVISKSVSDFDSYDNPDSLVHVNVAKKLQEMGYDFTPGMKTPFIITNGSVQPQKAEPVIEGIEFTARPDYRYYAERLAMALARITEPFGCDERALLQGNSQRSLEFFSDEKPAPKVEAVVPDSNAKKVKQAATLDMFM; this is encoded by the coding sequence ATGGATCAGCAATCGACTTTCGACGTAAGGCTCCTCGATTCGACGTACACGGTGGAACAAAAGCAGGACGCCGAAGGCAAAGATAAAAGCGATGTCATCGTCAAGCTCTTCGGCAAGACCCGTGAAAATAAAAGCATCACCATCCTCTGCCCCGACTTCAAGCCTTACTTCCACGTTTTCGACCCGTCGGACGCCCTGCTGAAGGCTTTCAAGGACAGCCCCGATGTTCTATCTGTCGAGCCCGTCATGCTTGAGTACAAGGGCGCGCAGGAAAAATTCATAAAGGTCTCGGTGAGAGCTCCCTGGATGGTGCCCAAGTTCAGGAGCCAGTTTGAGCTTAAGCATAAAACTATCACGCTCATCGATCCGCCTGAAGAGCTCGTCGGGCAATTAAAGGCCGAGCCGGACGTGCTCGAGGTCAGCGTCCTGAACGGTGGGGCGAAGGTCACCACAGAAGACCGCGTTTACTCCCAGAAGCTCATTAACCGCTACAACCTTATGGCCTATATGGACGACGAGGACGTCGAGAAGTTCAACCTGAAGGGAGTCTTCTTCGCTGCCGACATCGTTTTCACGAACCGCTTCATATACGATTACGATCTCGAGACTTGCATCCGGGTCACCGGTGACGTGGTCGATAATAAGGGTGAATACACGACGGACCTTCTCCTGATGGCATCGAAGTTCGAAAAATGCGACATCTTCACCCCGAAATTAAAGATCATGAGCTTCGATATCGAGAGCTCGATCAAGTACAATAATATATATTGCATCTGCCTGACCGTCGTCAACGAGGAGGACGGCTCGCGGCAGGACCGCCGGATCTTCTCGGACTTCGGCGCCAGGGAGCCGAAGACATCGGCGGAAGAGGAAAAAGCCCGAAATGAGGACGAGAAACGCATCCTGAGGGAATTCGTCAAAGAGGTCCGGGCGCTCGACCCCGACGTCATCACCGGCTATAACATCAACAATTTCGACATGGCCGTGCTCTACGAGAGAGCGAACAAGCTCTTCGGAAAGGGCGGAAAAGCGGACGACGATAAGAAGCGGCAGTCCAGCGACGAATTATGCTTCGGCCGCGATAAGCTCGGCATGAGCCGCAGGGAGAACCGTACTACGGGCTTCGTCACCTGGGACGTCAAGGGCCGGCTCATCCTGGATGGCTGGCTGTCCGTTAAAAAGGAGCTGCGGCCCAAGAGAGAAGGCCTCGGCTATGTATCCACGATGCTGTTTAATGATACGAAGGAGAACATCGACAGCAGCCACATCGACGATGAGTGGCGCGGGCGCAAGGACGAGGTCGTCCATTACTGCTTAAAAGATGCCGACCTGGCCCTGCGCATCCTGACCCACCCGAGGATACAGGCGGTCAGCAAGCTCATGGACGTGGCCATACCCGCGAAGCTGCCGGTCAAGGAGGTCTCGGGAGGGCAGAACCGCATGATAGAAAGCCTGCTCATCAGGATGGTGGACCGGGAAAAGGTCGCCGTGCCCATGAGCAGCGGCGAAGTCTACGATTACGAGGGCGGGTTCGTCTACGATACCAAGCCCGGCCTGTGGGAATGGGTCATTGGCCTGGACTTTTCATCCATGTACCCGTCCCAGATCATAAAGCATAACATCTGCTTCACCTCGTTCACGAAGAATAAGGCGGAAGCCGCCCACACGTCGCCTGTCGGCGCCATGTTCCTGCCCGTCGAGAAGAGACATGGCATAGTGCCCCGCATGGTCGAGGGCCTGCTGACGTCGAGAAAGCAGGCGAAGGCCGCCATGAAGAAGGCTAAAGAGGAAGGGGACCTGGAAAAGGCCGACTATTATAATCGTTTGCAGAACGCTATCAAGATCATGGCCAATGCCACCTACGGCTATTTCGGCACGAAGTTCTGCCGCTGGCCATACAACCGGTATATCGCCCCGAGCATTACCGCCTGGGCCCGGGATGAAATAAAGACTGTAGTCACGTCGCTCGAATCCCGGGGCTACACGGTCATAGCGGGAGACACGGATTCGGTCTTCTTTACCTCAAAAGAGCACAGGGACCTTGAAAAATGCAAGCTGCTGGGCTTCACAATCCAGCAGGAATTCTCCGCGGGCAACATGCACCTCGAACTCGAGAAGGTCATGATACGGTTCTTCGCGCACGCCAAGAAGCGATATTTCGGCAAGATCATCTGGCCTGAAGAGTCACTCCTCGTCCGGGGATACGAGCCGCGGCGTACCGACTCGTTCGACCTGCAGAGCGAGACCATGACGAAGGTGTTCCAGCTCGTCCTGGACGGCAAGCCTGAAGACGCAGTGAACTACGCCAAGGACACTGTCCACGATACGCTCAAGGGTAAAGTCGCCCTGCCCTTGCTGGTCATCTCCAAGAGCGTGAGCGACTTCGATTCCTACGATAACCCGGACTCCCTGGTCCATGTCAACGTCGCGAAAAAGCTGCAGGAGATGGGCTACGATTTCACGCCCGGCATGAAGACGCCCTTTATCATCACGAACGGCTCCGTCCAGCCCCAGAAGGCCGAGCCGGTGATCGAGGGCATCGAGTTCACCGCCCGCCCGGATTACCGTTATTATGCAGAGCGCCTGGCCATGGCCCTTGCCCGCATCACCGAGCCCTTCGGGTGCGATGAGCGCGCCCTGCTGCAGGGTAACTCCCAGCGGTCCCTCGAATTCTTCTCCGACGAGAAGCCAGCGCCCAAAGTCGAGGCCGTCGTGCCGGACAGTAACGCGAAGAAGGTCAAGCAGGCGGCGACGCTCGACATGTTCATGTGA
- the rpl7ae gene encoding 50S ribosomal protein L7Ae codes for MAKPTYIKFEVPQEIQDKALEAVELARDTGKIRKGTNEVTKAVERGVAQLVIIGEDVQPEEIVAHIPALSDEKKIPYIFIKKQEDIGAASGLEVGCAASAIVDAGKAKALVDDIAQKFAALKK; via the coding sequence ATGGCAAAACCGACCTATATTAAGTTTGAAGTACCGCAGGAAATACAGGACAAAGCCCTCGAGGCCGTCGAGCTCGCGAGGGACACCGGCAAGATCCGCAAGGGCACCAATGAAGTCACCAAGGCCGTCGAAAGGGGAGTAGCCCAGCTCGTGATCATCGGCGAGGACGTGCAGCCCGAGGAGATCGTCGCCCACATTCCCGCGCTATCCGACGAAAAGAAGATCCCGTACATTTTCATCAAGAAGCAGGAAGACATCGGCGCTGCATCCGGTCTCGAAGTGGGCTGCGCCGCATCCGCCATCGTGGACGCCGGCAAGGCAAAAGCTTTAGTTGACGACATCGCCCAGAAGTTCGCGGCCCTGAAGAAATAA
- a CDS encoding 30S ribosomal protein S28e yields the protein MVEETGVPAEVIEIIGVTGMHGEAVQIKCKILEGINKGRIITRNSIGPVRLGDILILMETAREAKKLSGR from the coding sequence ATGGTTGAAGAGACAGGCGTTCCGGCTGAGGTCATCGAGATCATCGGCGTCACCGGGATGCACGGCGAGGCAGTGCAGATCAAGTGCAAGATCCTGGAAGGCATCAACAAGGGCAGGATTATCACCAGAAACTCCATCGGCCCGGTCAGGCTCGGCGATATCCTCATTTTGATGGAAACGGCGAGAGAGGCCAAGAAACTTTCAGGCAGGTAA
- a CDS encoding 50S ribosomal protein L24e, producing the protein MVDTKKCTFCGTQIEPGTGKMLVKKDGTIQYFCSTKCQNNSKLGRIPRLTQWTAAGIAQKKLEKEHKK; encoded by the coding sequence ATGGTCGACACGAAAAAGTGCACGTTCTGCGGCACCCAGATAGAGCCGGGCACGGGCAAGATGCTCGTCAAGAAGGATGGCACGATCCAGTACTTCTGCTCTACCAAGTGCCAGAACAACAGCAAGCTCGGCCGCATCCCGCGTCTGACACAGTGGACGGCCGCGGGCATCGCGCAGAAGAAACTGGAAAAAGAGCACAAGAAATAA
- the ndk gene encoding nucleoside-diphosphate kinase — protein MVFTDRTFVMIKPDGVQRGLVGDIVARFERRGLKIAGMKMLLVSEDLAKKHYEEHAAKPFFPNLVSFIRSGPAVAMVVEGKDVVPIVRSMVGATNPKNSSPGTIRGDLAVDMGRNVIHASDSPESAKREISLYFNTSEIATYKRIDEQWLYE, from the coding sequence GTGGTCTTTACGGACAGGACTTTTGTCATGATAAAGCCTGACGGGGTACAGCGCGGCCTTGTGGGCGACATCGTCGCCCGCTTCGAGCGCCGCGGCCTGAAGATCGCTGGAATGAAGATGCTCCTGGTCAGCGAGGACCTCGCTAAGAAGCACTATGAGGAGCACGCGGCCAAGCCGTTCTTCCCGAACCTGGTGAGCTTCATACGGTCGGGCCCGGCCGTGGCCATGGTCGTCGAGGGCAAGGATGTCGTGCCCATCGTGAGGAGCATGGTCGGGGCGACGAACCCTAAGAATTCCAGCCCTGGAACTATCCGCGGCGACTTAGCAGTTGACATGGGCAGGAATGTAATCCACGCTTCCGATTCGCCGGAATCGGCGAAAAGGGAAATATCCTTGTACTTCAATACTTCTGAGATAGCTACGTACAAGAGAATCGATGAGCAGTGGCTTTACGAGTAA